One genomic window of Variovorax sp. RA8 includes the following:
- a CDS encoding DotH/IcmK family type IV secretion protein has protein sequence MNEKTGADARSMVRKTLSVNMRQAAVAVLTAILECASLGASAQGVSRVSNPGAPVPNQQPQSPAAASPFAQSGPSPGQVPGALPSPATPPAPSASAAMPTPYVATTQAVLDKIAPLTPKEIVNLRKQIDERKDAFSENISGRPPARPTSTQTTIDLSPGSTPPVLRLAPRQGATIMFVDAAGRPWPVEAADNFNDAGYAVSQMAEHVFSVGMKQPQLGNIAFKLKDIARPVSVTVMPAQDATDYNLDLVVPKFVGGVPPTAMASAAPAPTHMADELMAYLYRTPPREARRLTVAGSGTDEIMAWQISPSSMAVRTSAQILSPAWMRRQGSSDGVFVYQLPITPVVVISQAGELRNVALGGISVEPVGSNATSVSGALLSNARLSGFPK, from the coding sequence ATGAACGAAAAAACCGGCGCCGACGCGCGATCGATGGTACGGAAGACGCTCAGCGTGAACATGCGCCAGGCAGCTGTGGCCGTCCTGACGGCCATCCTCGAGTGCGCGTCCCTGGGCGCGAGTGCGCAGGGCGTATCCCGCGTCTCGAATCCGGGCGCGCCGGTGCCGAACCAGCAGCCTCAAAGCCCCGCGGCAGCGAGCCCGTTCGCCCAGAGCGGTCCCAGCCCGGGTCAAGTGCCGGGAGCGCTGCCGTCGCCGGCCACGCCGCCGGCGCCGTCAGCCTCCGCCGCCATGCCGACGCCCTACGTCGCGACTACGCAGGCAGTGCTGGACAAGATCGCTCCGCTGACGCCCAAAGAGATCGTGAACCTGCGCAAGCAGATTGACGAGCGCAAGGATGCGTTCAGCGAGAACATTTCCGGCCGTCCGCCGGCCCGGCCGACCAGCACTCAAACGACCATCGATCTTTCGCCCGGCAGCACGCCCCCCGTGCTGCGGCTGGCGCCTCGCCAGGGCGCAACGATCATGTTCGTCGACGCGGCCGGCCGCCCCTGGCCTGTCGAGGCCGCTGACAATTTCAACGATGCCGGCTATGCGGTCTCGCAGATGGCCGAGCACGTCTTCTCTGTCGGGATGAAGCAGCCCCAACTCGGGAACATCGCCTTCAAGCTCAAGGACATCGCTCGACCGGTTTCCGTGACTGTGATGCCCGCGCAGGACGCCACGGACTACAACCTGGACTTGGTGGTGCCCAAGTTCGTGGGCGGCGTTCCGCCGACGGCGATGGCGAGCGCTGCGCCTGCGCCGACCCACATGGCCGACGAGCTGATGGCCTACCTGTATCGCACGCCGCCGCGTGAGGCCCGTCGCCTGACGGTGGCCGGCAGCGGGACCGACGAGATCATGGCCTGGCAGATCTCGCCCTCCAGCATGGCGGTGCGCACATCAGCGCAGATCCTTTCGCCGGCGTGGATGCGCCGCCAAGGCTCCTCCGATGGGGTGTTCGTCTACCAGCTCCCCATCACACCCGTGGTCGTGATCTCGCAGGCCGGTGAATTGCGCAATGTGGCCCTAGGGGGCATCAGCGTCGAGCCCGTTGGATCTAACGCCACCTCAGTTTCGGGAGCCCTGTTGTCGAACGCGCGGCTTTCTGGTTTCCCCAAGTGA